The Clostridium septicum genome contains a region encoding:
- a CDS encoding radical SAM protein: MERYNKIRGKNQREIVLLKGFPCVWGKCKFCDYIHDNGIDKEESNKINKEVLDKIDGEFGVLEVINSGSCFELPKETLNYIKKIIEKKKIKKLFLESHWCYRKRLDEMRSLFNIPIIFKIGVETFDNDFRNNVLNKNAKFKSEDEVKKYFQSVCIMVGIKGQTKEMIKRDIDIVLKNFNYATINVFIENSTPIKRDNELIEWFYREYKFLEDYNNIEVLYHNTDFGVGD; encoded by the coding sequence ATGGAGAGATATAATAAAATTAGAGGGAAAAATCAAAGAGAGATAGTACTTTTAAAGGGTTTTCCATGTGTATGGGGAAAGTGTAAATTTTGCGATTATATACATGATAATGGCATAGATAAAGAAGAATCAAATAAAATAAATAAGGAAGTATTAGATAAAATAGATGGTGAATTTGGGGTCTTAGAAGTAATAAACTCAGGAAGTTGCTTTGAATTACCTAAAGAAACTTTAAATTATATAAAAAAAATAATAGAAAAAAAGAAAATCAAGAAGCTATTTTTAGAAAGTCATTGGTGTTATAGGAAAAGGTTAGATGAAATGAGAAGTTTATTTAACATACCTATAATATTCAAAATAGGTGTAGAAACTTTTGATAATGATTTTAGAAATAATGTTCTAAATAAAAATGCAAAGTTTAAAAGTGAAGATGAAGTAAAAAAGTATTTTCAATCAGTTTGTATAATGGTTGGAATAAAAGGACAGACTAAAGAAATGATAAAAAGAGATATAGATATAGTGCTTAAGAATTTTAATTATGCAACAATAAATGTATTTATAGAAAATTCTACACCTATAAAAAGAGATAATGAATTAATAGAATGGTTTTATAGAGAATATAAGTTCTTGGAAGATTATAATAATATAGAAGTTCTTTATCATAATACAGATTTTGGCGTTGGAGATTAA
- a CDS encoding ECF transporter S component, whose amino-acid sequence MKKNNTFKIIMMSLCVVFNILGSFLAVALKLPIYIDTIGTFLSSFLFGPIGGMLTGGATAIIAGISFDPMSLYFIPVQLVIGYFAGVFYKKNLFAGKFIPVGVILVTVISSIVASVIAAFVFGGITSSGSSIIVMYLKEAGVNLVTSVFSTQILTDILDKSVAVILVLGILKTIPVSIKEKYSIFKIC is encoded by the coding sequence ATGAAAAAAAATAATACATTTAAAATTATAATGATGTCTTTATGTGTAGTATTTAATATATTAGGAAGTTTCTTAGCAGTAGCTTTAAAATTACCAATATATATAGATACAATAGGAACCTTTTTATCATCATTTCTATTTGGCCCTATAGGTGGAATGTTAACTGGTGGAGCCACGGCTATAATTGCAGGAATATCATTTGATCCAATGTCTTTATATTTTATACCAGTACAATTAGTAATTGGTTATTTTGCAGGAGTTTTTTATAAAAAGAATTTATTTGCAGGAAAGTTTATACCTGTTGGAGTAATATTAGTAACAGTTATTTCATCAATTGTTGCATCAGTAATAGCAGCTTTTGTTTTTGGAGGTATAACTTCATCAGGTAGTTCTATTATAGTTATGTATCTAAAAGAAGCTGGAGTTAATTTAGTTACTAGTGTATTTTCTACACAAATATTAACAGATATTTTAGATAAATCAGTTGCTGTAATATTAGTATTAGGAATTTTAAAAACAATTCCTGTTAGTATAAAAGAAAAATATTCAATATTTAAAATATGCTAG
- a CDS encoding M15 family metallopeptidase produces the protein MKRGLNRSKDIVEVRELHKKLLKKIFIRKTIISIIFAVSVAGVVIYTPIEIKYKSLLERQVTATERFDSKMKSINAFKYIKSHINDIYSSEDKISEINNVISKIEGELSNGVTEKLEDLISNLTNMVSEISASNEMELQNTFNNINEDKLKGFNGEEIKKVQSYVNDFDNEFKERHYKSAREILSNLNIYINDVQKEATARRIKETYDEKSSEDPSLRQPKYINGILLVNKEYGLPDSYGSGEDKEAREAFEKMKSDAAKEGIYLYAFSTYRSYWSQNSLYWNYVSNYGEDPTDTFSAKPGFSEHQTGLAFDIGGVDRSLWAEDDFKNTKEAEWLKNNSYKYGFILRYPEGKEWKTGFVFESWHFRYIGPEHSKHFKDSNLTLEEYLGV, from the coding sequence GTGAAAAGAGGTTTAAATAGAAGTAAAGATATTGTTGAAGTAAGAGAATTACATAAGAAACTTCTTAAAAAAATATTTATAAGAAAAACGATTATATCAATTATATTTGCAGTTAGTGTGGCAGGGGTTGTTATATACACTCCAATTGAAATTAAATATAAAAGTCTTTTAGAAAGACAAGTAACTGCAACAGAGAGATTTGACTCTAAAATGAAATCTATTAATGCTTTTAAGTATATAAAGAGTCATATTAATGATATCTATTCATCAGAAGATAAAATTTCAGAAATAAATAATGTTATAAGCAAAATTGAAGGTGAATTATCTAATGGAGTAACAGAAAAATTAGAAGATTTAATTTCAAATTTAACTAATATGGTCAGTGAAATAAGTGCATCTAATGAGATGGAACTTCAGAATACTTTTAATAACATAAATGAAGACAAGCTTAAAGGCTTTAATGGAGAAGAAATAAAAAAGGTCCAGAGTTATGTAAATGATTTTGATAATGAATTTAAAGAAAGGCACTATAAAAGTGCAAGAGAAATTTTATCAAATTTGAATATCTATATAAATGATGTACAAAAAGAAGCTACTGCAAGAAGAATAAAAGAAACATATGATGAAAAATCAAGTGAAGATCCAAGTTTAAGGCAACCTAAATATATAAATGGAATACTTCTTGTAAACAAGGAATATGGTCTTCCAGATTCATATGGAAGTGGAGAAGATAAAGAGGCTAGAGAGGCATTTGAAAAAATGAAATCAGATGCAGCAAAAGAAGGAATATACTTATATGCTTTTTCAACATATAGAAGTTATTGGAGTCAAAATAGCTTATATTGGAATTATGTATCTAATTATGGAGAAGATCCTACAGATACATTTTCAGCAAAACCAGGTTTTAGCGAACATCAAACTGGATTAGCTTTTGATATAGGTGGAGTAGATAGATCATTATGGGCAGAAGATGATTTTAAAAATACCAAGGAAGCAGAATGGCTTAAGAATAATTCTTATAAATATGGATTTATTTTAAGATATCCCGAAGGAAAGGAATGGAAAACAGGATTTGTATTTGAGTCATGGCATTTTAGATATATTGGTCCAGAACATAGTAAACATTTTAAAGATAGTAATTTAACTTTAGAAGAATATTTAGGAGTTTAA
- a CDS encoding acetate/propionate family kinase, whose amino-acid sequence MKVLVINCGSSSLKYQLIDMATEEAMVQGLVERIGIEGSVLVQKVEGRDKYIINTEIKDHKAAIKLVLGAIIDKEHGVIKSMEEITAVGHRVVHGGEKYSESVIITDKVLESIRECIALAPLHNPPNIIGIEACMELMPNTPMVVVFDTAFHQTMPKEAYICPVPYELYEKYGIRKYGFHGTSHKYVANKAAEVMGKDIKDLKIITCHLGNGCSITAVKGGKSVDTSMGFTPLAGVMMGTRSGNIDPSVIGFLVKEQGYTMKEIDELLNKKSGILGVSGISSDFRDVREAYTEGNERAKLALDIFHYKIRSQIAAYAGIMGGVDAIVFTAGIGENSSLTRKESLKGLEFLGFTINEEKNEVRADVQEISDEGSKVKVYEIATNEELMIARDTKELLK is encoded by the coding sequence ATGAAAGTTTTAGTAATTAATTGTGGAAGTTCATCTTTAAAGTATCAATTAATCGATATGGCTACAGAAGAAGCTATGGTTCAAGGATTAGTTGAAAGAATAGGTATTGAAGGATCAGTATTAGTTCAAAAAGTTGAGGGTAGAGATAAGTATATAATTAATACTGAAATAAAGGATCATAAAGCTGCTATAAAATTAGTTTTAGGAGCAATAATAGATAAAGAACATGGTGTAATTAAATCAATGGAAGAAATTACAGCAGTAGGTCATAGAGTTGTTCATGGTGGTGAAAAATACTCAGAATCAGTAATTATAACAGATAAAGTTTTAGAATCAATTAGAGAATGTATAGCACTTGCACCACTACACAATCCACCAAATATAATAGGAATAGAAGCTTGTATGGAATTAATGCCAAATACTCCAATGGTAGTAGTGTTTGATACAGCATTCCACCAAACAATGCCAAAGGAAGCTTATATATGCCCAGTACCATATGAGCTATACGAAAAGTATGGAATAAGAAAATATGGTTTCCATGGAACATCTCATAAGTATGTTGCAAATAAAGCAGCAGAAGTTATGGGAAAAGATATTAAAGATTTAAAAATTATAACTTGTCATTTAGGAAATGGATGTTCAATAACAGCAGTTAAAGGTGGAAAATCAGTAGACACATCAATGGGCTTTACACCACTTGCTGGAGTTATGATGGGAACAAGATCAGGAAATATAGATCCATCAGTTATAGGTTTCTTAGTTAAAGAACAAGGCTATACTATGAAAGAAATAGATGAGTTATTAAACAAAAAATCAGGAATTTTAGGTGTATCAGGAATATCTTCAGATTTTAGAGACGTAAGAGAAGCATATACAGAGGGAAATGAAAGAGCTAAATTAGCTTTAGACATATTCCACTATAAGATAAGATCACAAATTGCAGCTTATGCTGGTATAATGGGTGGTGTAGATGCTATAGTATTTACTGCTGGTATAGGAGAAAATTCATCTTTAACTAGAAAGGAAAGCTTGAAAGGTTTAGAATTCTTAGGCTTTACTATAAATGAAGAAAAGAATGAAGTAAGAGCTGATGTTCAAGAAATTTCAGATGAAGGTTCAAAAGTTAAAGTATATGAAATAGCAACTAACGAAGAGTTAATGATTGCAAGAGATACTAAAGAATTATTAAAGTAA
- a CDS encoding 50S ribosomal protein L25, with the protein MANLEFNKRDNTISNSAKKARRSGMVPGVLYGNKMKNMMFEVGELDLAREIACQGEHGILNFNLTGENHKALVKDVQRDPVSHKIIHLDLEELKGNQNIISSVPIHYVGEELLTKRGVVLQKEKDSVRVECSADSLPKYVEIKVNGGGVGSVYKFGDLEIASEISIVDDLNSVIASVSYERKTVADDMEVASEE; encoded by the coding sequence GTGGCAAATTTAGAATTTAATAAGAGAGATAATACAATTTCAAATAGTGCTAAAAAAGCAAGAAGATCTGGGATGGTTCCAGGGGTTTTATATGGTAATAAAATGAAAAATATGATGTTTGAAGTTGGAGAATTAGATTTGGCAAGAGAAATTGCATGTCAAGGTGAACATGGTATTTTAAATTTTAATTTAACAGGAGAAAACCACAAAGCTTTAGTTAAAGATGTTCAAAGAGATCCTGTGTCTCATAAGATAATACATTTAGATTTAGAAGAGTTAAAGGGAAATCAAAATATAATATCTTCAGTACCTATACATTATGTAGGAGAAGAGCTATTGACAAAGAGAGGAGTAGTACTTCAAAAGGAAAAGGATAGTGTAAGAGTAGAGTGCTCTGCAGATTCATTACCTAAATATGTGGAGATTAAAGTAAATGGAGGGGGAGTAGGTTCAGTCTATAAATTTGGAGATTTAGAGATTGCATCAGAAATTTCAATAGTAGATGATTTAAATTCAGTAATAGCATCTGTTAGTTACGAAAGAAAAACAGTTGCAGATGATATGGAAGTTGCATCAGAAGAGTAA
- a CDS encoding phospho-sugar mutase yields the protein MLFSEKYHHWLNSSVIDENMKNELRNIKDEKELEDRFYKDLEFGTGGLRGIIGAGSNRMNIYTVSKATQGFANYLNNRFENPSVAIAYDSRNMSKEFAKSAALTLCANNIKVYLFEDLRPTPMLSFATRYLSCKGGIVITASHNPKEYNGYKVYDEFGGQVTDEKASIIINEVNNIKDFDEIKNIKEEDALNKNLLVYIGEEVDKAYIDSVKGLSIRTNLVKEKANDLKVIYTPIHGSGNVPVRRVLKELGYTGVKVVKEQEAPNGNFPTASYPNPEEPAVFKLALDMAKTENPDVIFATDPDADRIGVVVKDKTGEYKVLTGNQTGLLLTHYILDALKEENKLPENGVVIKTIVTTEGARKIAEDYNVEIMDVLTGFKYIGEKIREFKESNNKTYLFGFEESYGYLAGDFVRDKDAVIAAMLIAEMTLYYKEQGKSLYDGLIELYEKYGYFKESLVSFGLKGKEGQEKIAKCIDSLRNTTLKEVNGVNVKTKLDYKLSVEEDMITGEKKEINLPKSNVLKFILENGSYFVVRPSGTEPKMKAYIAVKGNSLNGAEKDLEEFKESVVSLINEKLA from the coding sequence ATGTTGTTTAGTGAAAAATACCATCATTGGTTAAATTCATCAGTAATTGATGAAAATATGAAAAATGAGCTAAGAAATATAAAAGATGAAAAAGAGTTAGAAGATAGATTCTATAAAGATCTTGAGTTTGGTACTGGAGGATTAAGAGGAATAATAGGAGCAGGTAGCAATAGAATGAATATATACACTGTTTCTAAAGCTACTCAAGGATTTGCTAATTACTTAAATAATAGATTTGAAAACCCATCAGTAGCTATAGCATATGATTCAAGAAACATGTCTAAAGAATTTGCAAAGTCAGCAGCATTAACACTTTGCGCAAATAATATAAAAGTATATCTTTTTGAAGATTTAAGACCAACCCCAATGCTTTCATTTGCAACCAGATATTTAAGTTGTAAAGGTGGAATAGTAATAACTGCTTCACATAATCCTAAAGAATATAATGGATATAAAGTTTATGATGAGTTTGGTGGACAAGTTACAGATGAAAAGGCAAGTATAATAATAAATGAAGTTAATAACATAAAAGATTTTGATGAAATTAAAAATATTAAAGAAGAAGATGCTTTAAATAAGAATTTATTAGTATATATTGGAGAAGAAGTAGATAAAGCATATATAGATTCCGTTAAGGGATTAAGTATAAGAACTAACTTAGTTAAAGAAAAAGCAAATGATTTAAAGGTAATATATACACCAATACATGGAAGTGGAAATGTTCCTGTAAGAAGAGTTTTAAAAGAACTTGGATATACTGGAGTTAAAGTTGTTAAAGAACAAGAAGCTCCAAATGGAAACTTTCCAACAGCATCTTATCCAAATCCAGAAGAACCAGCAGTATTTAAGTTAGCTTTAGATATGGCTAAAACAGAAAATCCTGATGTTATATTTGCAACAGATCCAGATGCTGATAGAATAGGGGTTGTTGTTAAGGACAAAACAGGAGAATATAAGGTATTAACAGGTAATCAAACAGGATTATTATTAACACACTATATATTAGATGCATTAAAAGAAGAAAATAAATTACCGGAAAATGGAGTGGTGATTAAAACTATAGTTACTACTGAAGGAGCTAGAAAAATAGCTGAAGATTATAACGTTGAAATAATGGATGTATTAACAGGTTTTAAATATATAGGTGAAAAAATAAGAGAATTTAAAGAATCTAATAATAAAACTTATCTTTTTGGGTTTGAAGAAAGTTATGGATATTTAGCAGGAGATTTTGTAAGAGATAAAGATGCTGTTATTGCAGCAATGTTAATAGCGGAAATGACTTTATATTACAAAGAACAAGGTAAAAGCTTATATGATGGTTTAATAGAATTATACGAAAAATATGGGTATTTTAAAGAAAGCTTAGTTTCTTTTGGATTAAAAGGAAAAGAAGGTCAAGAAAAAATAGCTAAATGTATAGATTCTTTAAGAAATACTACATTAAAAGAAGTTAATGGAGTTAATGTAAAAACTAAACTTGATTATAAGTTAAGTGTTGAAGAAGATATGATTACAGGAGAAAAGAAGGAAATAAATCTTCCTAAATCAAATGTATTAAAGTTTATTTTAGAAAACGGATCTTACTTTGTTGTAAGACCATCAGGTACAGAGCCAAAAATGAAAGCTTATATTGCTGTTAAAGGAAATAGCTTAAATGGTGCTGAAAAAGATTTAGAAGAATTTAAAGAAAGTGTAGTTTCTTTAATAAATGAAAAATTAGCATAA
- a CDS encoding ribose-phosphate pyrophosphokinase — MSELNHELGIIALESCKELGNMVDAYIKNKRNCEDSFLIPLNEIRFSNGEGKVKISETVRGKDIYILCDIGNYSCTYKMFGFTNHKGPDEHFQDIKRTVSAIRGKSARITVIMPLLYESRQHRRKGRESLDCALALQELERLGVDEIITFDVHDPNVQNAIPLLSFENIYPTYDIVKSLICNEDSLELNKEELLVISPDTGAMDRAIYYSSVLGVDVGLFYKRRDHSLIVNGKNPIVQHEYMGREVEGKDVLIVDDMIASGESVLDIATELKARKARNVYIATTFAFFTEGLEKFNKYYEKGIITKVYSTNLTYIPDNLMVAEWFKAVDMSEFLSRIINRLNYGKSIAKYMDATQVIRRLIK, encoded by the coding sequence ATGAGTGAATTAAATCATGAACTGGGGATAATAGCATTAGAAAGTTGTAAAGAATTAGGAAATATGGTAGATGCTTATATTAAGAACAAAAGAAATTGTGAGGATTCCTTTTTAATCCCTCTTAATGAAATAAGATTCTCTAATGGTGAAGGAAAAGTTAAAATTTCAGAAACTGTTAGAGGTAAAGATATATACATTCTTTGTGATATTGGAAATTATAGTTGTACATATAAAATGTTTGGATTTACAAATCACAAAGGTCCAGATGAACATTTTCAAGACATAAAAAGAACTGTTTCAGCAATTAGAGGTAAGTCAGCAAGAATAACAGTTATAATGCCGCTTTTATATGAATCAAGACAACATAGACGTAAAGGAAGAGAATCTTTAGATTGTGCATTAGCGCTTCAAGAACTTGAAAGATTAGGTGTAGATGAAATTATTACATTTGATGTTCATGATCCTAATGTTCAAAATGCTATTCCTTTATTATCATTTGAAAATATATATCCAACTTATGATATAGTAAAATCACTTATATGTAATGAAGATTCATTAGAATTAAATAAAGAAGAGCTATTGGTAATTAGTCCAGATACAGGAGCTATGGATAGAGCTATATATTATTCAAGTGTTTTAGGAGTTGATGTAGGATTATTTTATAAAAGAAGAGATCATTCTTTAATTGTAAATGGTAAAAATCCTATAGTTCAACATGAATACATGGGAAGAGAAGTAGAAGGAAAAGATGTATTAATAGTAGATGATATGATAGCATCAGGGGAATCAGTTTTAGATATAGCTACAGAGTTAAAAGCAAGAAAAGCAAGAAATGTTTATATTGCAACAACATTTGCTTTCTTTACAGAAGGATTAGAAAAATTTAATAAATATTATGAAAAAGGAATAATAACAAAAGTATATTCTACTAATTTAACTTATATACCAGACAACTTAATGGTAGCTGAATGGTTTAAAGCTGTGGATATGTCAGAGTTTTTATCAAGAATAATCAATAGATTAAATTATGGTAAATCAATAGCTAAATATATGGATGCTACACAAGTTATACGTAGGTTAATAAAATAA
- a CDS encoding IS6 family transposase: MSKTNIKCPRCNSDKLYKFGMNKQAKQKYQCKQCKRQFVLVDGDGRTKLNNPKCGKGTYLHHAYKHYNRYKCNNKKCNHIIVKHHTTNIDTASSELVSGSLSMKGMRFPLHVILTALTLYFLNNSSTRAISQFLMINAGIKVSHVTIASWTNKFAPFFKQKADKFKASLNLQSDDWHANETVVFINGERYYLWLAIDSETRFILAFHLTKSRSSDSAYTLVNEAKKIGEPANFITDRLPSYNEAVATLLPNTTHIPVAPMSSDTNNNLIESFNKTFKTWYKTKKGFNSFQKANNLIYLFIFHYNFIRPHGSLNNCTPAEVAGFASDSFAKNSWFSAS; encoded by the coding sequence ATGAGCAAAACTAATATAAAATGCCCACGCTGTAATTCTGATAAACTATATAAGTTTGGTATGAATAAGCAGGCTAAACAAAAGTATCAATGTAAGCAGTGTAAGCGTCAATTCGTCCTAGTCGACGGTGACGGACGTACTAAACTAAATAATCCTAAATGCGGTAAGGGAACTTACTTACATCATGCATATAAACATTACAATCGCTATAAGTGCAATAACAAGAAGTGTAATCACATAATAGTAAAACATCACACCACCAATATTGATACAGCTTCTAGTGAATTAGTTAGTGGTTCCCTTTCAATGAAAGGAATGCGTTTTCCGCTACATGTAATACTAACTGCATTAACACTATATTTTTTAAATAATTCATCAACAAGAGCCATTTCTCAATTCTTGATGATTAACGCTGGTATTAAGGTATCCCATGTTACTATAGCAAGTTGGACTAATAAATTTGCACCTTTCTTTAAACAAAAGGCTGATAAATTTAAAGCTAGTTTAAACTTACAATCTGACGATTGGCACGCTAATGAAACAGTAGTATTTATTAATGGTGAAAGATACTACCTTTGGTTAGCTATTGATTCAGAAACTAGATTTATTTTAGCATTTCATTTAACTAAATCTAGAAGTTCTGATTCAGCATACACATTGGTAAATGAAGCTAAAAAAATTGGTGAACCAGCTAATTTTATAACTGATAGATTACCTTCATATAATGAAGCCGTGGCTACGCTATTGCCCAATACAACTCATATTCCTGTAGCTCCAATGTCTAGTGATACAAATAATAATTTAATTGAATCATTTAATAAAACATTTAAAACCTGGTATAAAACCAAGAAAGGATTCAACTCTTTTCAAAAAGCTAATAACCTTATATATTTATTTATCTTTCACTATAACTTTATTAGACCACATGGATCATTAAATAACTGTACTCCAGCAGAAGTTGCCGGCTTCGCCAGCGATAGCTTTGCTAAAAACTCTTGGTTTTCAGCATCTTAA
- a CDS encoding nucleoside hydrolase — protein sequence MMKRKVIIDCDPGIDDSLALILALTSEELEVVGITIVSGNVNANKGAKNAMKVLKLMGREDIKVFIGEEKPLIRELITAEDTHGSDGLGEAGHQYIDTDEKINYGAVDFILEKAKEGDLSIIALGPLTNLARAIEKDKEGFNNILEVVSMGGAFKSHGNCSQVAEFNYWVDPHGAKYVFDKIEVPFTMVGLDVTREIILTPNYIELIKQIGGEIAEFIVNITKFYVDFHWKQERTLGCVINDPLAVAYFIDRKLAIGFTSYIDVVTEGAAIGQTLVDVGEFYKKKHNALVLTEVDSKKFMKFFLERIFKENKNDINLILNNNKYGI from the coding sequence ATAATGAAAAGAAAAGTAATAATTGATTGTGATCCTGGAATTGATGATTCATTGGCATTAATATTAGCCTTAACTTCAGAAGAATTAGAGGTTGTAGGTATAACAATTGTTTCAGGAAATGTTAATGCTAATAAAGGGGCTAAAAATGCTATGAAGGTTTTAAAACTTATGGGTAGAGAAGATATTAAAGTATTCATAGGAGAAGAAAAGCCATTAATAAGAGAATTAATTACAGCAGAGGATACTCATGGAAGTGATGGATTAGGAGAAGCTGGTCATCAATATATAGATACAGATGAAAAAATAAATTACGGTGCTGTTGATTTTATATTAGAGAAGGCAAAAGAAGGAGATTTAAGCATTATAGCTTTAGGACCATTAACTAATTTAGCTAGAGCAATAGAAAAGGATAAAGAAGGATTTAATAATATTTTAGAAGTTGTGTCTATGGGAGGAGCCTTCAAATCTCATGGTAATTGTTCGCAAGTAGCAGAATTTAATTATTGGGTAGATCCTCATGGTGCTAAATATGTGTTTGATAAAATTGAAGTTCCTTTTACAATGGTTGGCTTAGATGTTACAAGGGAAATTATTTTAACTCCTAATTACATAGAACTTATAAAACAAATTGGTGGAGAAATAGCAGAATTTATAGTGAATATTACTAAATTTTATGTTGATTTTCATTGGAAGCAAGAAAGAACATTAGGATGTGTAATAAATGATCCTTTAGCAGTAGCTTATTTTATAGATAGAAAATTAGCTATAGGATTTACTTCATATATAGATGTTGTTACAGAAGGAGCTGCCATAGGACAAACTTTAGTTGATGTAGGAGAGTTTTATAAGAAGAAACATAATGCCTTAGTTTTGACAGAAGTAGATTCTAAGAAATTTATGAAATTCTTTTTAGAAAGGATTTTTAAAGAGAATAAAAATGATATAAATTTAATATTAAATAATAATAAATATGGAATATAA
- a CDS encoding tetratricopeptide repeat protein has product MDYNSVFKEKLGKMLFLEINEEGFKKSIGMPSYVNLKNRELYIPVSSEYITSNANNEIKMKNLPIYYFIEGMFFALGADKNLRFNDDYETILTYIKDAEICIKSMISKNIKDDKLVEAYLLLKGLYRYNKDLDVMKKLLLVGETIREKDSGFKEIILSDIDYCEEKLLKIPESYLYKTLILKDDGDFKAARVSINEYINLGGTVTEDIKIIINDINNISDYEQAIEYLKDDPAKSIEILLGLLEKFEDNPLIYYYLGVAYRKLENYEKAIYYLTESISKESGILEVVVELGVNYACINDFEAAIKYFKKAFEATKEVEICTNIVMCYMNLNKFEEAKLHLDIAEKLNPEDEIVKELATILKKKS; this is encoded by the coding sequence TTGGATTATAATTCAGTATTTAAAGAAAAGCTTGGAAAGATGTTGTTTTTAGAAATAAATGAAGAGGGATTTAAAAAAAGTATAGGAATGCCTAGTTATGTTAACTTAAAAAATAGGGAACTATATATACCAGTATCTTCAGAATATATAACAAGTAATGCAAATAATGAAATTAAGATGAAAAATTTACCTATATACTATTTTATAGAAGGAATGTTTTTTGCATTAGGTGCAGACAAAAATTTAAGATTTAATGATGATTATGAAACAATCCTTACATATATAAAAGATGCGGAAATTTGTATAAAAAGCATGATTTCTAAAAATATAAAAGATGATAAATTAGTAGAAGCATATTTATTATTAAAGGGATTATATAGATATAATAAAGATTTGGATGTTATGAAGAAATTATTATTAGTTGGAGAAACTATAAGAGAGAAAGATAGCGGCTTTAAGGAAATAATACTTTCTGATATAGATTATTGTGAAGAAAAACTTTTGAAAATACCGGAATCTTATCTATATAAAACTCTTATATTAAAAGATGATGGGGATTTTAAGGCTGCTAGAGTTTCGATTAATGAATATATAAATCTTGGAGGAACAGTAACAGAAGATATAAAAATAATAATTAATGATATAAATAATATATCTGATTATGAACAGGCAATAGAATATTTAAAAGATGATCCTGCTAAATCTATAGAGATTTTATTGGGTTTACTAGAAAAATTCGAAGATAATCCATTAATATATTATTATTTAGGAGTAGCTTATAGAAAGTTAGAAAACTATGAAAAAGCTATATATTATTTAACAGAAAGTATATCGAAAGAAAGTGGTATTTTAGAAGTTGTAGTAGAATTAGGTGTAAATTATGCATGTATTAATGATTTTGAAGCAGCTATAAAATATTTTAAAAAGGCTTTTGAAGCAACTAAAGAAGTAGAAATATGCACAAATATAGTAATGTGTTATATGAATTTAAATAAGTTTGAAGAAGCTAAATTACATTTAGATATAGCTGAAAAATTAAATCCAGAAGATGAAATAGTAAAAGAATTAGCAACTATTTTGAAAAAGAAAAGTTAA